The segment TGGCCGGCCTCGCGGCGATCAGCTGCTCGTCGAGGCGGCTGAGCTGCTCGTAGTCGCCGCGAGAGCCGGGTCGGCGCAGGTAGCGGACATCATCGAACGCGGAGGCGCCCGCCTCGAGATCGGCTGCGGAACTCGGGAAGACACGTCCGGCCGAGCGGGCGAACGCATGCACCGTGGCGCCGGGCGGCGTGCTGACGACACCGCGCTCGGCGAGACCGCGCGCGAGCGCGCGGAAGCGCAGGATGAGGGCCTCGTCCCAATCCCCGGCGGCGGCGGCGGATGCCGCGGCGCGGCGCAGATCGTCGGCGGAGCGCTCGTCGGAGTCGCCGAAGAGGGTGGCCACCGGCGCCGCTGCACGACGACGTGCGCGGGGAAGACCCCACACCAGGACGGCGACGATGATCAGCGCAGCCACCGCGATCGCGGCGACGAGGGCGAAGGTCGACCCGAGGCCGCCGGAGACGTCGGTGGAGAAGAGTCGGCCGAGGAACTCCCCGATGGCGCGGGCGATGCGGTCGAAGGCCGTCGGCTCCGCCTCGGCGTAGACCGGATTCGACAGCTCCCGCTCCGCCCACTCCCGCGCCTCGTCGCCGTCAGGGGTGACGGGCGTCGCGACGAGCATCCGCGCGACGCCGGAGATCACGGTGCGTCGCGGTCGGCGTCGTCGGGGCCGGGCCTGTCACCGGGTGCTGCCCAGCTCGTCGGCGGTGCGGCCGGCGGCGCCGGGGGGCCGGCCGGCGGGGAGTATCCCGGCGGTGGGCCGTACCCGGGCGGCGGGCCGTAGCCCGGCGAAGCAGGGGCTCCCTGAGGTGGGGGCGGCGGGCCGTAGCCCTGCGGCGCGGGATAGCCCGGTGGCGGGCCGTAGCCCTGCGGAGCCGGGTACGCGGGGGAGGCCTGCGCGGGAGGTCGCGGCGCCATCGAACGGCCGATGTGCAGGCGGTAGGGGTCGGGAAGGTCGGCCCGTCCGGCGTCGCGCTGCTCCACGTAGCTCTGCAGATCGAGGTCGAGGCCCTCTCGGCGCATCCGGCAGTCGATGTAGACCAGCGCCGACGCGGTGGACTGCACCACGACGGCGACAGCCTGGATGAGAAGGGTCACGACCTGCGTGAGGATGAGCCCGAAGATGAGGGCCACGATCGCGCCCGGCTCGGGGTCGCCCGTGGGGGAGATGATCGTGGAGACGCCGCTCGTGAGGAGGCTGAACGGCACGCTCACCACCTGCGCGAGCACCGAGAAGGTGAGGGAGACCAGCACGAGCACCCCGAGACCCACCCAGAATCTGCCGCGGATGAGGGTCCACGACCGCACGACGGCCCCTCGGATGGTGGCGTGCTCGAGGATGATCGCGGAAGGCGCGAGCATGAGCTTGGTCGAGAGCCACAGCACGAGTGGGATCGCCGCCAGCACGGCCAGCACGGTCAGGACGATGGCGACGGGGAGAACCGCGAATCCGATGGCGACGAGCACGAGCACCACGAGGGTCACGGCGACGATGCCGGCGGCCGCGAGCAGGAAGGCGTAGCCGATCAGGCGCCACACCACGGGCTTCAGCTGGGCCCAGATCGCACCCAGGCTCGGCTTCTCGGCGACGGCACCTCGGGCGACCTCGGTCACCACCACGCCCTGGACGATGACGCCGACGGCGCCGGCGACCAGACCCAGGACGATCCCGGCGACCACGACGAGGGCGATCGACCCGGCCAGCACCGTGTCGAACTCCTCCGACCCCGGCCGCAGGGTGTCCAGGCGTGAGAACGCGCCGATGGCGATGGCGCCGATGGCGACGATCACCACGATGTAGGTGACGGCCTGGATGCCCAGGGCGAATCCGAGCAGCACCTTCGGGTTGTGCCGGAGCGCCGTGAACGACCTGCCGAGGATCGTTCCGAACGTCAGAGGGTGCAGGGGAATGATGCCGGGCCGGAATGCCGGCGTCCACGCCGGATACGACGTCACGGGGCGGTCCTCCTCGCGTCTGCGGCCATGCGGTCGCGGTCGCGCCGCACCGGTTCCATCGTGTCATACCGGCGCGCGGCGGCCTCCTGACTCCCTGCTGATGCTCGGTGCACCTCCAGGCGCCGTCGACTAGTGTGGCTCAGAGCGTTCGACACCCGTGGCGTCTCACCGAGCCCGACCGGACCCGAAGGACGAAAGACCCGATGACATCACGGATCCTGGTTGTCGACGACGACACCGCTCTGGCAGAGATGATCGGGATCGTGCTGCGCACGGAGGGTTTCGAGCCCGCCTTCTGCGCTGACGGTGCTCGCGCGGTCGAGGCGTGGCGCGAGGAGCGGCCCGACCTCGTGCTGCTGGACCTCATGCTCCCCGGCATGGACGGCATCGAGGTGTGCACGCGCATCCGGGCCGAATCCGGCATCCCGATCATCATGCTCACCGCACGCACCGACACCGCCGACGTCGTGCGAGGGCTCGAATCGGGAGCAGACGATTACATCGTCAAGCCCTTCAATCCCAAGGAGCTCGTCGCCCGGATCCGCACCCGATTGCGACCGGCCTCCCAGACGACCCCCGATGTGCTGCGCATCGGCGACCTCACCGTCGACGTCTCGGCGCACGAGGTGAGGCGCGGTGAGGACCCGATCGCGCTGACGCCCCTGGAGTTCGAGCTGCTCGTGGCTCTCGCCTCCAAGCCCCAGCAGGTGTTCTCGCGCGAGATGCTGCTCGAGCAGGTGTGGGGCTACCACTACAAGGCCGACACGCGCCTGGTCAACGTCCACGTGCAGCGCCTCCGAGCCAAGGTCGAGCGCGACCCCGACAACCCGCGGATCGTGACCACCGTCCGCGGCGTCGGCTATCGCGCGGGCGCCGTGGCGTGACGGTCTGACATGAGGGCCCCATGACGACCGGCTCGGATCCCCGCACGGTGACGAGCTCGGCGCCGACGGCCGGGACGGCGACGGGTTCCACCGCGATCGGCCGCCGCATGGCGCAGTGGCGCGACTGGCGCTCGTGGCCCGACCGCCTCACGAACCTCTGGCGCCGATCTCTGAGGTTCCGCACCGTCCTCATCACCCTCGCCCTCACGGCGCTGACGGTCCTCATCGCCTGTGTGTGGATGGCCCTCGCGATCCAGCACGACCTGTTCACCGCCGGGCGCGACCAGGCCACCGGCGGGGCGCTGCGGGCCACCCAGTCCGCTCAGGAGCGACTGGACTCGGCCGAGCCCGGGAACGACCCCGTGCAGCTGCAGCTGCTGATGACCACCCTGAGCACCGACCTGGCCGAGCAGTCGGGGAGCGACCGGATCGCGATCTTCCGCATCGACCGCGCGTCGCGCATCGCCCCGCAGGACCTGGTCACCCAGGGCCTTCCCGAGGAGGTGCTGAGCGAGGGCCTCCGGCAGAAAGTGCGGGCCGACGGCGACGTGCAGCAGTGGTGGCAGTCGGTGGCGCTGGAATCCGAGAACGGCGGCACCGTTCCCGGCATCGTGGTGGGCCAGCAGCTGTCCTTCCCCGTCGTCGGCGCGTACGAGGTCTACATCGCCTACGACCTCGCCGGTGAATCGCAGATCCTCACCTTCATCCAAGGAACGCTCTGGGCGGTCGGTGTGGGCCTCGTCATCCTCATCGGGCTGATCGCGTGGTTCGTCCTCCGCTCGGTGACCACCCCCATCGGGGAGGCCGCCGATACCAGCGCGAAGCTCGCCCGGGGAGAGCTGAACGTGCGACTCCCGGTGCGGGGACAGGATGAGCTGGCGACCCTCGGCCAGTCCTTCAACGCGATGGCCGACAGCATCGAGTCGCAGATCAAGGAGCTCGCCGAGCTGTCCCTCGTCCAGCAGCGCTTCGTCTCCGACGTCTCGCACGAGCTGCGCACGCCGCTCACGACGATCCGGCTCGCCGCCGACATGATCAACGACCAGCGCGACTCGTTCGACCCCGCCACGGCGCGCGCCGCGGAGCTGCTGAACGCGCAGGTGCAGCGCTTCGAGACCCTCCTGACCGATCTGCTGGAGATCAGCCGCTACGACGCCGGATCGGTCCAGTTGGGCTCGAGCCCACGAGTCTCGCCCATCTCGCAGGCGACGTCATCGAGTCGATGGGTCAGCTCGCCGAGCAGCACGGATCGGATGTGCGTCTGGTGGCTCCCGGGGGATATTCCCCGGTCGACATGGATCCTCGGCGGGTGCGGCGGATCGTCCGCAATCTGCTCGGCAACGCCATCGAGCACGGCGAGGGGCGCCCCATCGTCGTCACCGTGGACAGCGACCAGCAGGCCGTGGCGCTCGGGGTCCGCGACTTCGGGCTCGGGATGCGAGCCGAGGAGGTCGAGCACGTGTTCGACCGGTTCTGGCGTGCCGACCCGTCCCGCAAGCGCACGATCGGCGGCACCGGTCTCGGCCTGTCGA is part of the Microbacterium sp. ET2 genome and harbors:
- the mtrA gene encoding MtrAB system response regulator MtrA; the protein is MTSRILVVDDDTALAEMIGIVLRTEGFEPAFCADGARAVEAWREERPDLVLLDLMLPGMDGIEVCTRIRAESGIPIIMLTARTDTADVVRGLESGADDYIVKPFNPKELVARIRTRLRPASQTTPDVLRIGDLTVDVSAHEVRRGEDPIALTPLEFELLVALASKPQQVFSREMLLEQVWGYHYKADTRLVNVHVQRLRAKVERDPDNPRIVTTVRGVGYRAGAVA
- a CDS encoding glycerophosphoryl diester phosphodiesterase membrane domain-containing protein produces the protein MTSYPAWTPAFRPGIIPLHPLTFGTILGRSFTALRHNPKVLLGFALGIQAVTYIVVIVAIGAIAIGAFSRLDTLRPGSEEFDTVLAGSIALVVVAGIVLGLVAGAVGVIVQGVVVTEVARGAVAEKPSLGAIWAQLKPVVWRLIGYAFLLAAAGIVAVTLVVLVLVAIGFAVLPVAIVLTVLAVLAAIPLVLWLSTKLMLAPSAIILEHATIRGAVVRSWTLIRGRFWVGLGVLVLVSLTFSVLAQVVSVPFSLLTSGVSTIISPTGDPEPGAIVALIFGLILTQVVTLLIQAVAVVVQSTASALVYIDCRMRREGLDLDLQSYVEQRDAGRADLPDPYRLHIGRSMAPRPPAQASPAYPAPQGYGPPPGYPAPQGYGPPPPPQGAPASPGYGPPPGYGPPPGYSPPAGPPAPPAAPPTSWAAPGDRPGPDDADRDAP
- a CDS encoding DUF4129 domain-containing protein, with translation MISGVARMLVATPVTPDGDEAREWAERELSNPVYAEAEPTAFDRIARAIGEFLGRLFSTDVSGGLGSTFALVAAIAVAALIIVAVLVWGLPRARRRAAAPVATLFGDSDERSADDLRRAAASAAAAGDWDEALILRFRALARGLAERGVVSTPPGATVHAFARSAGRVFPSSAADLEAGASAFDDVRYLRRPGSRGDYEQLSRLDEQLIAARPATPVRTGMSG